A genomic region of Exiguobacterium oxidotolerans JCM 12280 contains the following coding sequences:
- a CDS encoding YbjN domain-containing protein, whose amino-acid sequence MDQDRNSNETNEDNKVTPLHPERNQEETNENGVTEVQQQHLEAFQAFLVEKGIPMEARENETHVFFMTQEKTPAGAEPMMMIVFSKTTTDVELFARTVTHVPDGVEDLPILNAINDFNQEFKYFRVVLDSDRDVTIASTIDLDHGFNPAAIFGHSVMMFQASDEVYAYLTKLYDQIQ is encoded by the coding sequence ATGGACCAGGACCGTAACTCGAACGAAACGAATGAGGACAACAAGGTCACACCGCTTCACCCAGAACGTAATCAAGAAGAAACAAACGAAAACGGGGTAACGGAAGTTCAACAACAACACTTGGAAGCATTCCAAGCGTTCTTAGTCGAAAAAGGCATTCCAATGGAAGCACGTGAAAATGAAACACACGTCTTCTTTATGACACAAGAAAAAACACCAGCTGGCGCTGAGCCGATGATGATGATCGTCTTCAGTAAAACGACGACGGACGTTGAGTTATTCGCTCGTACCGTTACGCACGTTCCAGACGGTGTCGAAGATCTTCCTATCTTAAACGCCATCAATGATTTCAACCAAGAATTCAAATACTTCCGCGTCGTCCTCGATAGCGATCGCGACGTAACGATTGCTTCAACAATCGACTTAGATCACGGCTTCAACCCGGCTGCCATCTTCGGCCACTCGGTCATGATGTTCCAAGCTTCTGACGAAGTGTACGCGTATTTAACGAAATTGTATGACCAAATTCAATGA